The following coding sequences lie in one Capsicum annuum cultivar UCD-10X-F1 chromosome 5, UCD10Xv1.1, whole genome shotgun sequence genomic window:
- the LOC107870331 gene encoding uncharacterized protein LOC107870331, with amino-acid sequence MSEASLNMEPPKDEGKIETSAFEEVKLEEVKEPKPAEIEEVEEDEAALFRCDLFDAEMVKKVADEFLPGLASACIDNTTGGLLKSPASVAVDIRREMVDYLVQRSEMFVAESVVLEGESVTEVLDNPHDIISDFIDDFAQSKRNFFSKVSAWMLSERREEQIDDFVQELEMNGFWLMSRRIAVAQTSIRNIDFKNIYHCNMKFKTEEELSKHISSCSFRELTCENEGCNARYSAAQLELHDSMCPFKMLQCEQKCPETLMRREMDRHCITVCPMKLANCPFYPVGCVSTIPQCQTDQHRLENLQSHLIHILKLIHKEASFDALKKRAEQLLEASSPGRLAAARDARSLTVAIKSIDAKLGPLEVEKITEDKAEDAELKDGKKDNTDQSTKKDGSTDLSHNDEPSPDISKSQHNSTTSPQKIVSPDKSENVVEPTVKTDSTNEHSEKADSRDLLHNKNDGLKSPEKSEESLSTSKEHQDFTTSAHKLESSKSEDNPPKSPEKHHDSTSEDKKE; translated from the exons ATGTCCGAAGCTTCTTTAAACATGGAGCCCCCTAAAGATGAAGGGAAAATCGAAACATCAGCATTTGAAGAAGTGAAGTTAGAGGAAGTGAAGGAACCTAAACCAGCAGAAATTGAGGAAGTGGAAGAGGACGAGGCTGCCCTCTTCCGCTGTGATCTATTTGATGCAGAAATGGTTAAAAAGGTAGCGGATGAATTCCTTCCAGGATTAGCCTCTGCTTGTATTGACAATACGACTGGCGGTTTGTTGAAGAGCCCCGCTTCTGTGGCTGTTGATATTAGAAGAGAAATGGTGGACTATCTTGTCCAGAGAAGCGAGATGTTTGTTGCAGAATCTGTCGTCTTAGAAGGTGAATCGGTTACTGAAGTATTAGACAACCCTCATGACATTATATCggattttattgatgattttgcaCAGTCTAAGAGGAACTTTTTCAGCAAAGTATCAGCATGGATGTTAAGTGAAAGGAGGGAGGAACAGATAGATGATTTTGTACAAGAATTGGAAATGAATGGCTTTTGGTTGATGTCGAGGAGGATAGCAGTGGCACAAACATCGATAAGAAATATTGACTTCAAAAACATTTATCACTGCAATATGAAGTTTAAAACTGAAGAAGAGCTTTCGAAACATATCTCCTCGTGCAGTTTCAGGGAATTGACCTGTGAAAATGAGGGATGTAATGCTCGATATAGTGCAGCTCAGCTTGAGCTGCATGACTCTATGTGTCCGTTTAAAATGCTTCAATGCGAGCAGAAATGCCCAGAAACACTAATGAGGCGCGAAATGGACAGGCACTGTATAACTGTATGTCCAATGAAGCTTGCCAACTGTCCTTTCTATCCAGTAGGCTGTGTATCTACTATTCCTCAATGCCAAACAGATCAACATCGTCTAGAGAATCTTCAGTCACACTTAATCCACATCTTAAAACTTATTCACAAGGAAGCATCTTTCGACGCTTTGAAGAAAAGGGCTGAACAATTGTTGGAG GCATCATCACCTGGACGGCTGGCAGCAGCTCGAGATGCAAGATCATTGACAGTTGCAATCAAAAGTATTGATGCAAAGCTTGGACCTTTGGAAGTTGAGAAAATTACAGAGGACAAGGCAGAGGACGCTGAGCTGAAAGACGGAAAAAAGGATAACACTGATCAATCCACCAAAAAGGATGGTTCTACTGACTTGTCTCATAATGATGAACCATCTCCAGACATATCGAAAAGTCAGCATAATTCCACAACTTCACCGCAGAAAATAGTCTCACCTGACAAATCAGAGAATGTTGTGGAACCAACAGTTAAAACGGATTCAACAAATGAACACTCTGAGAAAGCAGACTCAAGAGATCTACTCCATAACAAGAATGATGGTTTGAAATCACCTGAGAAAAGTGAAGAGTCTCTCAGCACATCCAAAGAACATCAAGATTTCACAACTTCAGCACACAAACTGGAGTCATCCAAAAGTGAAGATAATCCTCCCAAGTCACCCGAGAAACATCACGATTCAACTTCTGAAGACAAAAAGGAGTGA